GGCCGCAATTTGTAGACTTCATCAACAACAGATTCGGCCCACCGGTGCTTAGCAACCCCTTTGGCGAACTGATGCATCTCTGGCGCACGGGCACAATTGAAGAGTATCATGAACAATTTTTGACACTGCTCTCGCGGTGCGACGATATCACAGAGATCCAGCAGGTGCACATCTTCATGGCTAGCCTACGGAACTCACTTTGGACTGATGTGGAATTGCAACATCTGATGACATTGGAGGATGCTATGAACTTGGCTCGAGCCTTTGGCTGCCATTTGGAGGTGTAAGAGGAGGACACACGCACTAGCATTTAGTTGTCCCATCCTGCTTGCGTTGTGCCATTTGGAAAGGGGATCGGTAGCTATGCCAGCTCAACTGAAGGGTGTGCTTTCGCCCGTGTACGCACCAACCGCGCCGCCAGCTCTGGCTCCGTCATAGCAGACCATACCAGCACTGGGCACATGCTTCTCACACTTGACACCGGCCAAGATGGCGGAGCGCCGTCTCAAGGGACTTTGCTTCAATTGTCCTTTGAAATTCTCGAAGGAGCACTTCCAACGTTGTTCCATGAAGGACATCTACTTACTCAAGCTGGATGACATTGCAATCTCGGATGATGAGGTGGCAAAGGAACGATCGGAAATTTCGATGCATGCGATCACTAGCATTGCATCCAGTCATGCGATGCACTTGGACGTGAGGGTGACCGGCCACACATTGCGCGTGTTGGTCAACATAGGCTCTAAATACTCCTTTGTGGCAGACCAGACAACTTGTCGCCTTGGCCTCGCATCGACTCCCCAGGATGGGCTCACGATGGGCGTTGCCAATGGTGATCACGTTCCATGTATAGGAATTTGCAAATTGGCATCCATCATGATCAGCGACGAAGCTTTCTCCATCTCTCTATATATCTTGCCAATGGAAGGATATGAACTAGTTCTCAGGGTACAATGGTTGCGCACTTTGGGGCTGATTTTGTGAGACTTCGATCGGCTATCCATGTCCTTTTTGGTGCCATGATCATCGTGTGCAGTGGGTAGGCATGGATGCTACACCGGCGCTGCAGTCGGAAGACCTCCTGAGCTTGCTCCTTGCAGAATTCACAGATATTTTTGAGGCACCACACGGCCTGCCTCCTCGCTAGTGGTTTGATCATCGAATCCATTTACTCCCCAAGACGACCTCCATTGCAGTTCGACCATACCAGTACCCACAATTGCTCAAAGACGAAACCGAGCGACAGTGTGGGgatgtaggatcaaggataccgactagaagTGGGTGAATATGCgattttaaaaactaattgctaagcgatcaagaaaacttgtgAAAACAAATAAGtagaacaactaagagctaaattgaggtttgcaaacctagggtgacatgcaataatttataatctaggaagataaattacttgatgtaaattgcatgaaagtaaataactcAACGATGAGGTAAATAGCTCAAagatgacacaagagatttttttcctgtggtattgGTGATTTACCGAttacccctaatccacgttgaggtgagttcaagcttcaaactacttctctatcaagtattcaattctcacacgagaaaggACTCACACCAAGCAACTTGACCTTAAGCTGAAATTGAACTAGAACCACTCAAAACCTCGATTTCACTTGCTAAGCAATTTACCGCTCCGGCAAGACGtgctcaaacctctcacaatcaccaccgcAGCTCCTTCAgaatcttctttgaagggctcgaTGGTGCCACAACTTCCAAGCCGTATGAGGCGGCAACCTTCAAGAGTAATAAGTTGATGATGCTTGCTTAAAGGATCACAAGTGTCTAATTACTCaaactttttaaaattatacACTAGTTGCTCTCAACCTCTTAAAAATACAATCACCAAGTCAATGAAGAGAGAGAGTAATGGCACCCTAGATTCTAGCAATAAAGCTTAAGTTCGTCTAAAAGCTGCTTAGAGCCTCGATAACAAGTGCGAGTATGCACTAATTACCCTAGCCATATCACTGCATAGTGGTAACTGTCCTTTGGGTAGTCATAGGCTGATTGGCGATAAGCAAtgcttagaccatctccaaccatattctcttcatttcgttcccttcccgatttcCTTCCTCGTtctcatttcctttattttctctcatctccaacagcttcccttcaagGGGAATCgcaaaaggaaagaagagagaatcccgtcttAGAGTGAATGACCTTgtgaatcccttcgtgacgtgAACCGTGAAGTGAAACCGTTAGAACACTAAAGGaaacaaaaatcccttcacgacgaaaATCTGAACCGTGAAGGAATTCCTTTGGGCATAGTCTTAGACCCGATGCCGTTTGGATCCACCCTGTTTGCGAGTCAAAATTACAAAACATGTTACCCAGAAGCCACTGAGTATTATGTTTTAGAACCAATCGTGCTCTTCACGGAAGGGAAATATGCCACCATGAATTTTCGTTGTTTTGTTTCAAGACAGACTCGTCCGTTCTGCCTAGTGATGCTACAAAATAGCTCAGTATAAACTTCCTTCGAATTTGCCAGCGTCGGATTGTAAAAGTGGTGTCCATTTCATGAATACTGCATTACTTGttattttctttagaaaaaaaaggacATTTTAAGGATCAATCACACACGGAAAAGAAGAATAATGGACATCATGCGACCAAACTATACTAATGATGGTAGGTTTCACCGAACAAATAGCTGATCAGCAATGGCCTCCAGCCGCATAAAATATGCTAATGATGATGCGGGACTCATCAATAAACAAACTAAACCGACAACGTGAAGCAATAAATCTGCCTCTTTGCTCCAAACATTGTTATATTGGTTCAAACAAAAAATCGTAACGACAATATCGGATGATGCAGCCTAGCTATACAAAAGCCAAAAGTAAACTCTTTAAGTTTGTATCATTTTGCTGTGAcgataaaaataattaaaaaaaatatcagttgATTCAGAGCTAAGAAATGATGTGTCGACTAAAATTAACGGATAAAGcatttttgtgattgatgattCTAATGGAAACGCACTGGTTTTATTATCCGAGTGAATACCAGATTTCGGTGACTAACTGGTCAAAGTAAGCACAGGATCCTGCAGACACCGTGAACTCCTGAAGCCTACAACTTTGAAATGAATGGACCATGAAGGACCACACCACACCATCATGTAATTGTAATGTGCAGCATGCTGCATGCTGCCACTTCAACAGTCTTAGCTTATGGAGCCGTCCGCGCCGGAGAGGAGACGCCGTCAATTGATGGAGAAGGGCGATGGGAGGAACCGGTGGAGCAGCCGGGCGGCGCAGGTCGCTCGTCAAAGACGAAAAATGCTACCAAGTCAACCGCTGCGGAGTACCGCAGGCACGAGCCCACGGCGAAGACGGCGCCGTGCTGCAAAGCCGACGCCTTCCTCCGGCTCCAGCCACCGTGCAGGCCCACAACAACGGAGACAAATTTTATGAGATCTGCACGTGTGAGACTCCGGTGAAATCCTCATTTGCGCCGTACACATACGATCGTATGGTACACACGCGTATATACCTGCACACGCAGAGACATGTGTCAAAATATTACACAGGTCTTAAAAAAAACCGATCTCATAAAATTTATCTCCCACAACAACGGGGCAAGCAACATGGTCGATCGGTGCCACGAACTGTGTCGGCTCAATCACCAACCGCCCCCGCCTTGCTCGTCCAcgtatatctctctctctctcgtgtccGATTTGATTTCTCGTTTCGTTTAAGCCTCGCCAGTTCAAACCAAAATTCATCTTACATTCTTACGAGAAAACTACACATAACGCGTACAATTGCATCGTCTTTGTCAACCATTTGCATTCCCCTTCCAGCCACGGCAATCTGGTATTTCCTCGTCAACCGTGAGAAACGTTATGTGAGAAACCGTGGGAAATAGCTTCTCTCAAGACCAAAATCCTATGCCTTAAGCTCGGATTGTTTAGTCAAATGCTTTTAGCCGTGTCACGTACTTAAACAAtcgcataaaacctgctttataTTCAAACTTATACCTTATAGCCCCATTCCTTATTGTTCCCTTAAGCATCTATCACCATCTTAACTAGTATTAGGACGTGTTGAGTACTTTTCGTACTTATACTCATTCTTGCTTTCTGATCGAATGATGAACTAAAGTTTGATTTTGCTAAAGATGATGATTAGAAGTCTAACGTTACAGCTGCACCCAAGTTATCTATCCGCACCCAAGTTATCTATGACATTGAGCCGTTATCTTAGTTATCGTCGTCGTTCAATTTGGCCGGTTGACCATAAATGTAATGAATCATATGGATTAAAACTTTTGTATCAGCAAACCTTTATCATAATCTTAATCGAAGTATGACTATGATGTTATCCTATTAAAATTATACGTATTACTGATACAAGAGAATAGAGAAACCCAAAATCAGGGAACACGTGCAGCCCCACAGGGTTGCACCAACCGCCTTCCGCTCAACCCGCCGTGTTAAATCATTCTGGTATTGATTTCTCGATTCGTTGTAGGCCTTGCCAGCAAAAGTTCAAACCAAATTGGTCTCACAACGCAGCTACCACCACATCCATGTAACTTCCATACAATCGCGCCATCTTTGTCAATTGTCTTCAGGTGGCGAGAACTCAACCATCTGTATTCCCCTTCCAGCAACAGCTATCTGGTATTTCCTCTTTGCCCTGACAATACAACAACAACCACAGTCAGAAACATCAAAAGATAGAGATCAGCACACACATCATCAAAGACTCACCGGTCATGGAAAACATCTAGAGTTTCAGGCTCAGGCACGCTAATGATAGCATGGGAGTATTCTGCGAATTTGCCGGATGATCCCATCTTCCAGCATCTTACTCTTTGATCAAGGCCAGTTGAGAAAGCCCAGGTACCGTCCGTCCATATTCCTAGTGAAAAGTATGCATCTTACTCCATGCTAACAGACGGAATCAGTGAAAATATATGAACTAAATCAATGTTATCGGTGACAAACCTTTAACCGCTACACTATGAGCGGATGGAACCTTATGCTGATGTACAATGTTAATTGTGTCATTGTCATGCGATTTTAGCATTGTTGTGTTTGTTGAGCAAACCTCCATAGATCCTACTGTGAAACTAAAGCATTGAACAGCTTGATCATCCCCGCCACTTATGACGTGGTATGAGTCATCAGGTGTTGAGTATGACACATGGAGGCAATTAACACCTGACTGGTGAACGCCGTTGAATATGTGCATTGGTCCCAGTTCGGGTATATCACATGATTGAATACTTGAAGGCATTATGTTTGGAGTATTTGCACCATCACTTTCTTCAAGCATTATGTTTTGAGCATTTGTGGCACTTTCTTCCGCACCAGAAGTTTTAGTCAAATTTTCAGCAGCACATGGGGTGCTCAGGTTGCTCCCATCAGGGAGCAACGTCTCTTCATTGCTCTTCTTCAAAGAATGGCCTGCCAGAGATCTCCATCGACGACGACCCCCTTGACTCCCTCTTCCAGTCCTGGGACGCTTTTGGCAATCAATAACCATGTGTGGCTGTGCCTCTGATACTAGTTGCATGAAACCATGAATGGTCTCTGTTAGGTTCCAGAAAGTAATGTTACCATCTGTAGATCCACTCACAATAATGTATCTATCTCTAGCCTTATCTGAAAACCAGAGCAAGAATTTCATTAAGATTAGCATCATTTGTCAGAATACAAAAATGAATAAAATTAGAACCGACCTTTATAGTGGCTAGCATTGACAATAATATGCCGTAGCACCAGAACTGGTGATGCCTGTGGACCCAACATGGCAACATCAAACCTGTACACAATAAAGAAGCAGCTCAGAGATACAGCCACCAATAATGCTACAAACAGGAAATTCGTTTCAGAAATTCGCATCGCATACCACAACCGAGAGGGCAACAGGAGAGCACGGAGCACAAGTGTTGCATCAGCGCAAGCAACAACGACAAAGCATACTGCTAGCCTGACACAAGAAAAAGAGTTCAAGATTACCGCCACTTATTCCAAGAGAATGAAAACAATTGTTGTGCTAGCTAGACTATGTATTTTCAGCAATACATGAGTGTAGAATACTGGATCTTACTTGGTAGCCAGGTGCTTCAAAAGAAATGCTGTAACAGAAAGGTATCGCCAGTCATTTTCCATCTGATCCATAATAACCAGATTGGATTGTGCAACAGAGGAATCTCCTCCCTCAAAGTTCTGTTTTGCATGGCCAGCTTTCAGCCCGTTCCTTGGAAGCTTTGGCGGCATGTGGGTAGATAGCCATTGAAATGACATGGCTGAATCACCATTTTCCGAGCTTTGCTTGGAATCTACATCTAAGCCACTCAAACACATTTGTCTGTTGTCGGCAATCCTAGGTTGCAAAATCCAAGTAGTCAGGACTTGCTTTGATCCCACGGATATGAGTAAGGAAGTGCTGTCTTTGTTTTTGACCACAACGTCATCGGAAATGCCATTAGAATCGTAGTTACACGATTTATCTATTGACGTGTAGGCCTTCGGGATGAAACATGTAGCTCTCACGGCTGACCCCCCAACATGCTCCCCGAGCAACTTGGAGGAATGCCATCTTCCAGAGCTACCACTTGAGTAACTGTAATAAACATCAAGGCCAAAATAGATCATATGATTCATAAAACACTTGAGCAACAAATTAATTACCCTGTAAGGCGCACGGTTCCATCTTCACATCCAGTTGCAATCCACATATCCGAGCTATTCTCAAGATTTGAATAGCTTGCATCTATGAAGCATAACGAATGCACTTCTCTTCCATGAAACTGCAGATGGAGAACTTGAGGGAGCAACTTCTTATCTTGAGTTGGTGCCCAGTGCCTGCGAATGTGAATACTATGGTCCTGCCAGAAAAGAAACAGAAGCAAAAATTAACTATATGATGGAAAATGTGTAACATCAAAGATAGTCAAAAACATCAAAAGTTAACTATGTGTATGCATTAGTCAAAAACTATAATAAAAACAATCTAATCTTGCAAACAATTAACCAAATATTAGATGAAAATGCCACTACAATGGAGTCAAATAATAATGAAAGACTGACAGCCTATTTCCGCAGTACCATTTTAGAGTTAGACAAGATTAGGCCCCAATTTGGCGAGATGGAAACTTAAGTAGGCCCTCTAGCTCATTGGACAATTCAGAATTACAGGTTCCTCCAAACAAGTCATAAATGGCAAGCATATGAACCCAAACTCATGCAAGCTTGAAGCAGAAGAGCTATTTCCCATGAGGTGTGTTAATTTTGTCTGGAATATTAGTTAAGAAAACAATTCCATAAAACATTACTAAAGCAACAGAAACACAAACCTTTACAAAGGCAAAACAGTTTTGATACTCGGGGACTGTCCCAAGATAATAAGAATAAGGCCGCCGCCATCCTCCACAGGATATTTGAACCATCtgtagaagataaaaattcAGAATTACAGATTAGCTAAACCGTTGGTTCTAACTGGCAAACTCATTTAGTAGGCATTACCTTCGTTTCATTTTCAAGGTCCCAAATGATAAAATCTGCAGAGGTAAAACCTATTGCATAGGTACTACGCAATTGGTTCTCAGATGCAAGATTACTGTAGATGGATTGTATGGTACCCAATTCTTTTACTTGTCTCATTCCAAAAAATTCAATCTTTTGTACATTTCTGCCATACTTGAAGAAGCAAATGCAGCCGTCTCCCCCAGTCTATAAAATGTTCGAGGATGAGAAGCATATGTCAGACTGAGCCCATAAATTCAGTAAAATGAACAGCAACAACACTCTGGACATACAGTGTGAATTTCAATATGATCAGAAGTTGAGTTTTTTATATGAACACTTGTGACACTAGAAATGCCATGAGCTCCTTTAAAACAATCTCGTAGAGGTATCTTCTGTTGTGTCACAATGCTTCCATGCTCTGTCAATATTTTAGGGAAGGGAAAGCCTGTGATGTTACCCTTTTTATCACCAGCTATGAGGATCTGcaagggtggggggggggggcaaaatTAAGTCATAGATCAGGGATATTCTTATTATTCACTCTTCTGTTGGCTAAAAATTAGAAACAAGCATTCTAGCTATATAACAAAAAGTCCTATAGTCATTCTTACTGACATATGATGTTCAAATAAAGTATTGTATCAATAAGCATGTATTGTTTTGTCTTCAACTTGAAATGCAATGGGCTATAAAATTTACCTCCTCTAGAGGTGATGCATCTAAACACATGATTCGAGCTCCAAAGGAAGACTCAAACACTGCTACAAGTAGAACCATCTGAGATGCATTGATATCATTCGTGATTGAGAACAGGGAGTCCCTTATGTTCCATAATTTAAGCACGCCCCTAGGATCAGCTGTGAAAATGTAGctgcaagaaagaaaagaaagaggatCTAATGAGAACAATGGCTAGATTGTATTGAAATGGTTTAAACAGAAATGTAATCAATCCACGAACCTACATCCAAGTGACTTGCACCAGTATACTCCTAGTAGTTGTCTATCTTTTTCTGCTGACCAGGTAAAAGATAGATCTACTTTAGGTTCGATGTTGCCACTGGTTAAACGGACAATAGTAACATTTCCCCGACCGTCTCCAAGGGCAACTATATCCTCCCGATTCAAAGAAAAGTCTGAATACATCGTCATGACATCCATACAGATAATTGGTGTTTTCTCAACGGCTTGAATAATCTCCGTCCATCTTACATCTTCTACACTAGAGAGCTCTGCATGATGCAGATATCCATTATTTGTGGCAACATAAAGAACATTTTCTTCTGCAAAGTGTAGATACCGGACATACTCGCTTTTGCTGTGATGAACCAAATGAATAATAAATTTGATTGTCACACCATGAGAGATGGAGATAACATGTAAATTATGATACGATACAGAAGTGCATCACACCTATCCAGGGGACCATACTGCCCTGCCACTGTAGGAGAAGATACTACAAAGACCTCAGAATCATAGTTCAGACCATCAGAGACCACTTTGTCTTCCCCTATGTCATGGAAAGAGGAGTTACATAGATGGTGCACTTTTATTGATGAATCAAACCCAGCAGTGATCAGAAGTAGTGATCTTGGGTCATATAAACATCGCCATATTCCCCGACCACTGTAAAATTAGAGCAGCACATCAAATGGAGTTCTCCTTAGAGTAAACACCTTTTGAATTCCATGTAGTTGAATACCAACTTACTAATTCTGCGCAAGTTACAAGTTAAGCAAGTGGATGTTCCCAACTTACATGTGTTCTCTGAACATCTTGATTAGCTTTCCATCCATGCCCCAAATGCAACAAGTACAATCCTCACCAGCAGTTATAACTATCTAAAAGGCAAGTTCAGTTGCAAATAGTAAGAAATCTAGTACCACAAAGAGAGTTcacctgaatttttttaagttttcttATTTATTTCAGAAAAAAGGCTTTAGTGAGATTTGTCCATATTACAGTTACAAGTAAAAGGAAAGTATTGACAGATGATTTACAAATGGGAAATCCATCTTCaaaggaaagggaaaaaaagactGGCAAACTTACAGAATCAGAAATATAGCAATCCCATATCCTAGCACTGTGCCCAaaaagtgtgagttctggtatAATATCGACATCATCTTGTCTGGCAGCCTGATTGACAGAACCTTGTGACTGGAAACTCAACATCCATATGCGAGCACTGCCATAACAATAGAACTAAGTAGGTAACCAATATTGCAAAGGCAAGCTTTTGAAACAAAAGGTTCCTGACACAGGCAATGTAAAGTGAAAGGCGATATGGACCAACCTACGGTCATCAGAAACAGACATGAACTTTGATCCATCAGGGGACCAGGCTATTCGAAATATTGAACCTTCATGCTCCTTCAGCCTTCCAAGATGA
The nucleotide sequence above comes from Phragmites australis chromosome 4, lpPhrAust1.1, whole genome shotgun sequence. Encoded proteins:
- the LOC133917102 gene encoding uncharacterized protein LOC133917102 isoform X1, producing the protein MDAGGHLRPGSYLGDVSALSFLPSSPRPILLAGTGSELLVYDVGAARLVASFQVFDGVRVHGIEPRAGGPDCSNYSLAVFGERRVKLFLLGVGDDAGDGEVRLELEQRLPGFDHWVLDARFLEVDGLLAIGLSDNSVALWDLSEHVLVTRVKSPEKCLLYSMRMWGDSVRELLVASGTILNEILIWKLAPQILGPSLLWWFEGDTPGGNNYENVHPSDEQYMAVHLGRLKEHEGSIFRIAWSPDGSKFMSVSDDRSARIWMLSFQSQGSVNQAARQDDVDIIPELTLFGHSARIWDCYISDSIVITAGEDCTCCIWGMDGKLIKMFREHIGRGIWRCLYDPRSLLLITAGFDSSIKVHHLCNSSFHDIGEDKVVSDGLNYDSEVFVVSSPTVAGQYGPLDSKSEYVRYLHFAEENVLYVATNNGYLHHAELSSVEDVRWTEIIQAVEKTPIICMDVMTMYSDFSLNREDIVALGDGRGNVTIVRLTSGNIEPKVDLSFTWSAEKDRQLLGVYWCKSLGCSYIFTADPRGVLKLWNIRDSLFSITNDINASQMVLLVAVFESSFGARIMCLDASPLEEILIAGDKKGNITGFPFPKILTEHGSIVTQQKIPLRDCFKGAHGISSVTSVHIKNSTSDHIEIHTTGGDGCICFFKYGRNVQKIEFFGMRQVKELGTIQSIYSNLASENQLRSTYAIGFTSADFIIWDLENETKMVQISCGGWRRPYSYYLGTVPEYQNCFAFVKDHSIHIRRHWAPTQDKKLLPQVLHLQFHGREVHSLCFIDASYSNLENSSDMWIATGCEDGTVRLTGYSSGSSGRWHSSKLLGEHVGGSAVRATCFIPKAYTSIDKSCNYDSNGISDDVVVKNKDSTSLLISVGSKQVLTTWILQPRIADNRQMCLSGLDVDSKQSSENGDSAMSFQWLSTHMPPKLPRNGLKAGHAKQNFEGGDSSVAQSNLVIMDQMENDWRYLSVTAFLLKHLATKLAVCFVVVACADATLVLRALLLPSRLWFDVAMLGPQASPVLVLRHIIVNASHYKDKARDRYIIVSGSTDGNITFWNLTETIHGFMQLVSEAQPHMVIDCQKRPRTGRGSQGGRRRWRSLAGHSLKKSNEETLLPDGSNLSTPCAAENLTKTSGAEESATNAQNIMLEESDGANTPNIMPSSIQSCDIPELGPMHIFNGVHQSGVNCLHVSYSTPDDSYHVISGGDDQAVQCFSFTVGSMEVCSTNTTMLKSHDNDTINIVHQHKVPSAHSVAVKGIWTDGTWAFSTGLDQRVRCWKMGSSGKFAEYSHAIISVPEPETLDVFHDRAKRKYQIAVAGRGIQMVEFSPPEDN
- the LOC133917102 gene encoding uncharacterized protein LOC133917102 isoform X2, with product MDAGGHLRPGSYLGDVSALSFLPSSPRPILLAGTGSELLVYDVGAARLVASFQVFDGVRVHGIEPRAGGPDCSNYSLAVFGERRVKLFLLGVGDDAGDGEVRLELEQRLPGFDHWVLDARFLEVDGLLAIGLSDNSVALWDLSEHVLVTRVKSPEKCLLYSMRMWGDSVRELLVASGTILNEILIWKLAPQILGPSLLWWFEGDTPGGNNYENVHPSDEQYMAVHLGRLKEHEGSIFRIAWSPDGSKFMSVSDDRSARIWMLSFQSQGSVNQAARQDDVDIIPELTLFGHSARIWDCYISDSIVITAGEDCTCCIWGMDGKLIKMFREHIGRGIWRCLYDPRSLLLITAGFDSSIKVHHLCNSSFHDIGEDKVVSDGLNYDSEVFVVSSPTVAGQYGPLDSKSEYVRYLHFAEENVLYVATNNGYLHHAELSSVEDVRWTEIIQAVEKTPIICMDVMTMYSDFSLNREDIVALGDGRGNVTIVRLTSGNIEPKVDLSFTWSAEKDRQLLGVYWCKSLGCSYIFTADPRGVLKLWNIRDSLFSITNDINASQMVLLVAVFESSFGARIMCLDASPLEETGGDGCICFFKYGRNVQKIEFFGMRQVKELGTIQSIYSNLASENQLRSTYAIGFTSADFIIWDLENETKMVQISCGGWRRPYSYYLGTVPEYQNCFAFVKDHSIHIRRHWAPTQDKKLLPQVLHLQFHGREVHSLCFIDASYSNLENSSDMWIATGCEDGTVRLTGYSSGSSGRWHSSKLLGEHVGGSAVRATCFIPKAYTSIDKSCNYDSNGISDDVVVKNKDSTSLLISVGSKQVLTTWILQPRIADNRQMCLSGLDVDSKQSSENGDSAMSFQWLSTHMPPKLPRNGLKAGHAKQNFEGGDSSVAQSNLVIMDQMENDWRYLSVTAFLLKHLATKLAVCFVVVACADATLVLRALLLPSRLWFDVAMLGPQASPVLVLRHIIVNASHYKDKARDRYIIVSGSTDGNITFWNLTETIHGFMQLVSEAQPHMVIDCQKRPRTGRGSQGGRRRWRSLAGHSLKKSNEETLLPDGSNLSTPCAAENLTKTSGAEESATNAQNIMLEESDGANTPNIMPSSIQSCDIPELGPMHIFNGVHQSGVNCLHVSYSTPDDSYHVISGGDDQAVQCFSFTVGSMEVCSTNTTMLKSHDNDTINIVHQHKVPSAHSVAVKGIWTDGTWAFSTGLDQRVRCWKMGSSGKFAEYSHAIISVPEPETLDVFHDRAKRKYQIAVAGRGIQMVEFSPPEDN